The DNA window GGTGCTGCCATAGCCAGCTCTTCAGGCTCCTGGATGCCAACCCCGTTGGGCATGGCCCCAAACCACCAATTTGTGCTTCTGGGTTGCTCAAGGGCCCCCCTCACAGGGCCTCAGCCATGCAGGGAAGAGTCCACAGGCAGCCCTCTGTTGCAGGCAACGGCTGTCCCCAAgactcctccccccaccccaggctttcTGGAAAGTTCCTTCCCGGCCCAGCCTGAGAGGCCCCCAAGCTAGATCTTCTTCCATCGCCAGGGGTGCAacatggtgggggaggagggagggggagccatGCCGGGACAGTTCATAGACTCAACCTCGTGGTGTCCAGTCCCCCCAAAATGACCCCGGGTCCCTGCACGTTGTCTGTTTaaggcccccccacccctccccccgggCGCTGGTCTCTTTTCCCTCCTGTTTGGACAACGATTACTCAGGCATCAAAGCCCCTGGTGGGACAGCGCGGAGAGGACCGCTCTGGGGGCCACGTGGGTCTCAGAGGGCACCCTGCCCGTCCCCCTGGCAGCCGCTGTCACCGTGGACAATGAGCACCGGGAAGTAAAGGGCGTCCTCATAGCACGGCGGGCTTTCCAGGGGCTCCGTGTCCTCCCCGCGGCGGCCCAGGGGTCCCCCGCTGAGGCTCCGGAAGACCCCGGGTGTGGCCCGGCCCCCGGCTCCCAGCGACAGGCGGCTGCGGCTGAAAGGCAGGCGGGGCCCGCTGGGCCGGGCCGGGGGCAGCGAGTTGCTGCTGACCGAGCGGCGGCAGCGCTGGCAGCCGCGGAGGTAGGCGCCCGAGCCGGCGCCCATGACCACGGCCTCCGAGTAGCTGGGCACCAGCTGCCGGTTGGAGCAGATGTGCCACTCGAGCTCGGTGAAGTCCACGGTGGCCACGCGGGAGAGCGGGGGCGCGCTGGGCACGGCGCCGGGCGGGGGCGAGCTGGCGCCGAAGAGCTTCTCCACCTGGTAGTGCACGTGGGCCGTGCCGTAGGCGGCCACCACGCGCAGCGGCCAGGACAGCGTGGCCGCCGACACCAGCCAGAAGACCCAGGCGCGCGCGTACCAGGGCGGGCTGCGCGGGTCGGCGAAGACCATGAGCGACTCGCGGAAGTCCACGTCCTTCAGGTGCATGCCCTCGCGGGCCTCCAGGTAGTCGTCCAGGCCCTCGTTGGCGCTGAAGAAGCGGGCCCTCTGGGTGAGGTACGACGCCTCGGCCTCGGCGCTGCCGAAGCTGAAGCACTTGGTGAAGCGCAGCCGCGTGGCCGCGTGGTCAGCCAGGCCCACGAGCTCCTTGGAGACGTCGCGGACGCCGTGCGCCGAGTAGTCAAACTCGCCCCGGGCCGTGCGGCTGTCGGCCCTCTCGTGGTAGACCT is part of the Sus scrofa isolate TJ Tabasco breed Duroc chromosome 2, Sscrofa11.1, whole genome shotgun sequence genome and encodes:
- the TMEM151A gene encoding transmembrane protein 151A, which codes for MPEGGGGDGGEVPALIPDGETLREEQRPLKQSLGSSLCRESHWKCLLLTLLIHACGAVVAWCRLATVPRLVLGPEAALARGAGGPPPTYPASPCSDGYLYIPLAFVSLLYLLYLAECWHCHVRSCQAPRTDAHTVLALIRRLQQAPPCVWWKATSYHYVRRTRQITRYRNGDAYTTTQVYHERADSRTARGEFDYSAHGVRDVSKELVGLADHAATRLRFTKCFSFGSAEAEASYLTQRARFFSANEGLDDYLEAREGMHLKDVDFRESLMVFADPRSPPWYARAWVFWLVSAATLSWPLRVVAAYGTAHVHYQVEKLFGASSPPPGAVPSAPPLSRVATVDFTELEWHICSNRQLVPSYSEAVVMGAGSGAYLRGCQRCRRSVSSNSLPPARPSGPRLPFSRSRLSLGAGGRATPGVFRSLSGGPLGRRGEDTEPLESPPCYEDALYFPVLIVHGDSGCQGDGQGAL